The following coding sequences lie in one Desulfatiglans anilini DSM 4660 genomic window:
- a CDS encoding rubrerythrin family protein, whose amino-acid sequence MSKTEQNLREAFAGESQANRKYLAFAKQADKEGYPQAAKLFRAAAEAETVHAHAHLRVLGEIKGTAENLKAAINGETHEFKEMYPEMIETARAEGNKAAERSFSYANAVEQVHANLYQNALQSLGNPPDVDCYYVCSVCGYTIENEAPDTCPVCGAKSKAFVRVD is encoded by the coding sequence ATGAGCAAGACAGAGCAAAATCTGAGAGAGGCTTTTGCCGGTGAATCACAGGCCAACCGGAAGTATCTGGCATTTGCGAAGCAGGCCGACAAGGAAGGATACCCGCAGGCGGCCAAGCTGTTCCGCGCTGCGGCTGAGGCCGAGACGGTGCATGCGCACGCGCATCTGAGGGTGCTCGGTGAAATCAAGGGCACCGCCGAGAATTTGAAGGCCGCCATCAACGGAGAGACCCACGAATTCAAAGAGATGTACCCGGAGATGATCGAAACGGCTAGGGCCGAGGGGAACAAGGCCGCCGAGAGGTCCTTCTCCTATGCCAACGCGGTGGAGCAGGTGCATGCGAATCTCTATCAGAACGCCCTGCAGAGCCTTGGCAATCCGCCCGACGTCGACTGTTATTACGTCTGCTCGGTCTGCGGGTATACCATTGAAAACGAAGCGCCCGACACCTGCCCCGTGTGCGGCGCCAAGTCGAAGGCTTTTGTGAGGGTTGATTAG
- a CDS encoding HAD family hydrolase codes for MGEAMSMAIRGVLFDFDGTLTRPGALDFRAIKEEIRCPVDVPILEYLEGLPDGERRIFSDVLERWEQEAALRSLPNAGAQECLLQLKAKALSLGILTRNSARSLRLAFGNLRPISLEDFSVVITRDDARPKPHPEGVLKAAEAMGFPPHQMVMVGDFRFDVMAGARAGALSVLLSAQPSEVMQPGDPEPDYVIGELRELLNIVQDDAASLRRRVSSREVSAITGSPPFHSPA; via the coding sequence ATGGGTGAAGCGATGAGCATGGCCATCAGGGGCGTACTTTTCGATTTCGACGGGACATTGACGCGACCGGGAGCACTCGACTTCCGGGCGATCAAGGAGGAGATCCGTTGTCCGGTTGACGTGCCGATCCTCGAATATCTCGAAGGATTACCGGACGGGGAACGGCGGATCTTTTCAGACGTCCTGGAACGGTGGGAGCAAGAGGCGGCGCTGCGGTCGCTGCCCAACGCGGGGGCGCAGGAGTGCCTCTTGCAGCTCAAGGCGAAGGCGCTGTCATTGGGGATTCTCACGCGCAACAGCGCCCGATCGCTCCGGCTCGCCTTCGGAAACCTCAGGCCGATTTCCTTGGAGGACTTTTCAGTGGTGATTACGAGGGATGACGCGCGGCCGAAGCCTCACCCTGAAGGGGTCCTGAAGGCGGCCGAGGCGATGGGGTTTCCACCCCATCAAATGGTGATGGTCGGGGACTTCCGCTTCGATGTCATGGCAGGGGCTCGGGCGGGCGCTCTCTCCGTCCTCCTGAGCGCCCAACCTTCAGAAGTGATGCAGCCGGGAGATCCGGAGCCCGACTACGTGATCGGTGAACTGAGGGAGCTTCTGAACATTGTGCAAGACGACGCCGCTTCCCTGCGGCGCCGGGTTTCGTCCCGTGAGGTGTCTGCCATCACCGGTTCGCCCCCTTTCCATTCTCCGGCCTGA
- a CDS encoding rubredoxin: MAAPEDMYQCQTVNCGYIYDPDRGDRKGKVPKGTRFQDLPDDWKCPVCGAGKKMFRPLAGPGSVAKEGI, from the coding sequence ATGGCGGCGCCAGAGGACATGTATCAATGCCAAACGGTAAACTGTGGGTACATATACGACCCCGACCGGGGGGATCGCAAAGGGAAGGTTCCCAAGGGAACCCGTTTCCAGGATCTTCCGGATGATTGGAAATGCCCCGTCTGCGGCGCGGGCAAAAAGATGTTCAGACCTTTGGCGGGTCCAGGGTCCGTCGCGAAGGAGGGAATCTGA
- a CDS encoding flavodoxin domain-containing protein: MGKALVVYATRTNETKNIAELIAEGIRFSGHEANVVNVTQIKKEGDLGGYDAYVFGSATYHGEMMQGMKTLLFLAEKAGLAGKAGASFGAFGWSGEAPDRIFDTMKNIFKMNMVGAALRLKSASLGGGTKMAQDYGREVGQKLSAG; encoded by the coding sequence ATGGGAAAGGCCTTGGTCGTTTATGCCACCAGAACCAACGAGACCAAAAACATCGCGGAACTGATCGCAGAAGGAATTCGTTTTTCCGGGCACGAGGCGAATGTGGTCAATGTGACCCAGATCAAGAAGGAAGGCGATCTGGGGGGGTATGATGCCTACGTATTCGGTTCGGCCACCTACCATGGGGAGATGATGCAGGGCATGAAAACGCTGCTCTTCCTTGCTGAAAAGGCCGGGCTGGCGGGCAAGGCCGGAGCGTCGTTCGGCGCCTTCGGTTGGAGCGGTGAGGCCCCGGACCGCATCTTCGACACCATGAAGAATATCTTCAAAATGAACATGGTTGGCGCAGCGCTGCGCCTCAAGTCCGCAAGCCTTGGCGGCGGGACCAAGATGGCTCAGGACTACGGCCGCGAGGTCGGGCAGAAGCTCTCGGCGGGCTGA
- the tpx gene encoding thiol peroxidase, producing the protein MEERSGVVTMKGNPLTLLGGEVKAGDQAPDFVVMDNDLQPVRFSSYSGKIVVISAVPSLDTPVCDMETRRFNDEAGRLSDDVVILTISMDLPFAQKRWCGAAGVDRVVTLSDYRDAEFGKAYGALIKELRLLARMVFVVDQSGVVRYVQTVKELTHEPDYEAVLAAVRALAN; encoded by the coding sequence ATGGAAGAGCGTAGCGGAGTTGTTACCATGAAGGGAAACCCGCTGACTTTGCTCGGCGGGGAGGTCAAAGCCGGTGACCAGGCGCCCGACTTTGTCGTTATGGACAACGATCTCCAACCGGTGCGTTTTTCGTCCTATTCCGGAAAGATCGTCGTTATATCGGCTGTGCCGTCGTTGGATACGCCGGTGTGCGATATGGAGACCAGGCGCTTCAATGACGAGGCGGGCCGGCTCTCGGATGACGTGGTGATTCTGACGATCAGCATGGATCTTCCTTTCGCCCAGAAGAGATGGTGTGGAGCGGCGGGCGTGGATCGGGTCGTTACGCTTTCCGATTACCGAGACGCGGAGTTCGGCAAGGCTTACGGGGCTTTGATCAAAGAGCTGCGGCTCCTGGCCAGGATGGTCTTCGTGGTGGACCAGAGCGGGGTGGTCCGTTACGTGCAAACCGTAAAAGAATTGACGCATGAGCCGGATTACGAGGCGGTTCTTGCGGCGGTGCGCGCCCTCGCAAATTGA
- a CDS encoding MarR family winged helix-turn-helix transcriptional regulator gives MKYHQISTPQLNCILALHANGPIPASQIARLILVKSSTVTGIIDRLEQKGLVRRVRNSPDRRVIMIELTEAGESLAMNAPPPVQRKIMEGLRKLPRTEVENIQKGLHTLTGMLDMPDLADLEMEDPGEPIEEEPRVDLPHR, from the coding sequence ATGAAATACCATCAGATCAGCACTCCGCAGTTGAACTGCATCCTCGCCCTGCATGCCAACGGGCCCATTCCCGCCTCTCAGATCGCGCGCCTGATCCTCGTGAAATCCAGCACGGTCACCGGCATCATCGACCGGCTGGAACAAAAGGGCCTTGTCCGGCGCGTCCGCAACTCGCCCGACCGCCGGGTCATCATGATCGAACTGACCGAGGCAGGTGAATCCCTGGCCATGAACGCCCCGCCGCCTGTTCAGCGCAAAATCATGGAAGGCCTCCGGAAACTCCCCCGGACTGAGGTCGAAAACATCCAGAAGGGGCTGCACACCTTGACAGGCATGCTCGACATGCCCGACCTGGCCGATCTCGAGATGGAGGATCCCGGCGAACCTATCGAAGAGGAACCCCGGGTAGACCTGCCACACCGGTAA
- a CDS encoding desulfoferrodoxin: MAQKLEIYKCDVCGNIVEVLFGGAGELVCCGQPMKLFKENTVDAAKEKHVPVIEKLPDGGFKVKVGSVPHPMEEKHYIQWVEVIADGKAYRQFLEPGAAPEAVFKIDAASIVAREYCNLHGLWKA, translated from the coding sequence ATGGCTCAGAAGCTTGAAATCTATAAATGTGATGTGTGCGGCAATATTGTCGAAGTTCTTTTTGGCGGAGCGGGGGAACTGGTCTGCTGTGGACAGCCGATGAAGCTCTTCAAGGAAAACACGGTCGATGCGGCGAAGGAAAAGCATGTTCCGGTCATCGAGAAGCTCCCTGACGGCGGCTTCAAGGTCAAGGTCGGCAGCGTGCCGCATCCGATGGAGGAGAAGCATTACATCCAGTGGGTAGAGGTCATCGCGGACGGCAAGGCCTATCGGCAGTTCCTGGAGCCCGGAGCCGCACCGGAGGCTGTCTTCAAGATCGATGCGGCATCCATTGTAGCCAGGGAGTACTGCAATCTTCACGGTCTTTGGAAGGCCTAA
- a CDS encoding enoyl-CoA hydratase/isomerase family protein, whose product MAKIKEIKRLRGGDLQVAAQANAQIDAEIGQKDHFRRKVEGAMDTIEYQLLEPGIGLLSLNRPRKYNAVNFRMMEELEAFWKERLYDLDIHVIILRGNGERGFCAGLDMKEIRNEAPGMNTDQFYRFQARLARLNLAMRQAPQPIVAMVHGAAVGLGFSFALASDIRLISPDARFSAAYINIGLGGADMACSYLLPRLIGGGRAYEYMLTGNFMTADEAMALGLISRIVEKEALMDTALELARTMNGKNPMGLRLTKEAINVNMDTGGLEQALHMEDRNQTLLLARSLLDKKGKSSRYF is encoded by the coding sequence TTGGCCAAGATCAAGGAAATCAAGCGCTTGCGCGGAGGCGACCTCCAGGTCGCCGCACAAGCAAACGCGCAGATTGACGCCGAGATTGGCCAAAAAGACCATTTCCGGAGGAAGGTGGAAGGAGCCATGGACACGATCGAGTACCAACTGCTCGAACCGGGGATCGGGCTGCTGTCGCTGAACCGCCCCCGAAAGTACAACGCCGTCAATTTCCGGATGATGGAGGAGCTCGAGGCGTTCTGGAAGGAGCGTCTCTATGACCTGGACATCCACGTCATCATCCTCCGTGGGAACGGAGAGAGGGGATTCTGCGCGGGCCTCGACATGAAGGAGATCAGGAATGAGGCCCCCGGCATGAACACGGACCAGTTCTACCGTTTTCAGGCCCGTCTGGCGCGCCTCAACCTGGCGATGCGCCAGGCGCCCCAACCTATCGTCGCCATGGTGCATGGGGCCGCAGTCGGGTTGGGGTTCAGCTTCGCGCTGGCATCGGATATCCGGCTGATCAGCCCCGATGCCCGGTTTTCAGCGGCCTACATCAATATCGGACTCGGCGGCGCCGACATGGCTTGCAGCTACCTCCTCCCGCGGCTGATCGGCGGGGGGCGCGCCTACGAATACATGCTGACAGGCAATTTTATGACGGCGGATGAGGCGATGGCGCTCGGGCTGATCAGTCGCATCGTCGAAAAAGAGGCCCTGATGGACACGGCCCTCGAACTCGCCCGAACCATGAACGGGAAGAACCCGATGGGCCTCAGACTCACCAAGGAGGCCATCAACGTCAATATGGACACTGGAGGACTGGAGCAGGCGTTGCACATGGAGGATCGCAACCAAACCCTGCTCCTCGCGAGGAGCCTCCTTGACAAAAAAGGCAAATCCAGCCGCTACTTCTGA
- a CDS encoding trimethylamine--corrinoid methyltransferase, which produces MREDQVAQSKAALGEDTVQMLLRVHEDALWILENLGVGCRQPDIQAAFKAYENDGLGFVYEDRIFVTRDLVQRCLKTVPGLDDFFVPQNSFFIGGTAPYVYDDQKGQGGIFPNTDYAKEIARIAQANDAVAGMGRGIKLKDEVEQMSLMSEICSKPLYFAVTSDAALARAQEIHQQRKDIMIVFCLTRPPLEVNENFSEHFVKVVRAGLPVFVSAMPMAGISAPYCYNGVLAMTHAEVLFGLCAAQLLNPGITCIHAGFPTIADPRIEYNPNYGLVSHFLLNILMSHLNLMLDLPTCQSAGTTHEEHLTDRAYQDAMAGQAMCMKYGFHMMRHPFAFLRYLIDFSFEKLDKASKLSKEITATDAPLIEMPVYDERGMESIQHIGLGMYMEDPLTTANLGKVFEN; this is translated from the coding sequence ATGAGAGAAGACCAGGTAGCGCAGTCCAAGGCCGCTCTGGGAGAAGACACCGTTCAGATGCTCCTCAGGGTCCATGAAGACGCCCTGTGGATCCTCGAAAACCTGGGCGTCGGCTGCCGGCAGCCCGATATCCAGGCGGCCTTCAAAGCCTATGAAAACGACGGTCTCGGTTTTGTTTATGAGGACCGGATCTTCGTAACCAGGGATCTGGTGCAGCGATGTCTCAAAACCGTCCCCGGCCTGGATGACTTCTTCGTGCCCCAAAACAGCTTCTTCATCGGCGGCACCGCACCTTACGTTTACGACGATCAAAAAGGACAGGGCGGGATCTTTCCGAACACGGATTACGCAAAGGAGATCGCGAGGATCGCCCAGGCGAACGACGCCGTCGCCGGCATGGGTCGGGGCATCAAACTGAAAGACGAAGTCGAGCAGATGTCCTTGATGTCCGAGATCTGTTCCAAGCCCCTCTACTTCGCCGTCACTTCCGATGCCGCACTCGCCCGGGCTCAAGAGATCCACCAGCAGAGGAAGGACATCATGATCGTTTTCTGCCTGACCCGCCCACCTCTCGAGGTCAACGAGAACTTCTCCGAGCACTTCGTCAAGGTGGTGCGGGCCGGCCTCCCGGTCTTTGTCTCGGCTATGCCCATGGCGGGCATCAGCGCCCCCTATTGCTACAACGGGGTGCTGGCCATGACCCACGCCGAAGTGCTCTTTGGCCTTTGCGCGGCGCAGCTGCTGAATCCGGGTATCACCTGCATCCACGCCGGCTTCCCGACGATCGCCGACCCGCGCATCGAATACAATCCGAACTACGGGCTTGTGAGCCACTTTCTGCTCAACATCCTGATGAGCCACCTGAATCTCATGCTGGATCTCCCCACGTGTCAAAGCGCCGGAACCACCCACGAAGAGCATCTGACCGACAGGGCCTATCAGGACGCCATGGCCGGGCAGGCGATGTGCATGAAGTACGGCTTTCACATGATGCGCCACCCTTTTGCCTTTCTCCGCTACCTGATCGATTTCTCCTTCGAAAAACTCGACAAGGCAAGCAAGCTCTCAAAGGAGATCACCGCCACCGACGCCCCTCTGATCGAGATGCCGGTCTACGACGAGAGGGGCATGGAGTCGATCCAGCACATCGGCCTCGGCATGTACATGGAGGACCCCCTGACCACCGCGAACCTCGGGAAAGTCTTCGAGAACTGA
- a CDS encoding Fur family transcriptional regulator — protein sequence MTRQREVILEEIRKMDCHPTADSIYEAVRKRLPRISMGTVYRNLDILASCGMIRKLEPDFPQMHFDCNTKEHYHVTCIKCGKIEDAPVDMVKDSVGNLESAMGKLTKYGIFGHRLEFLGICAECRAKGETLPVEDAVPGAENLENEKEAEA from the coding sequence ATGACACGGCAAAGGGAGGTGATCCTCGAAGAGATCCGCAAGATGGATTGCCACCCGACGGCCGACTCCATTTACGAGGCGGTGAGGAAGCGCCTGCCCAGGATCAGTATGGGAACGGTCTATCGCAATCTGGATATTCTGGCCTCATGCGGAATGATCCGGAAACTCGAGCCGGATTTTCCTCAGATGCACTTCGACTGCAATACGAAGGAGCATTATCACGTCACGTGTATAAAATGCGGCAAAATTGAAGATGCGCCCGTCGACATGGTGAAAGACTCCGTTGGGAATCTTGAATCGGCGATGGGGAAGTTGACCAAGTACGGCATCTTCGGGCACCGCCTTGAATTTTTGGGCATTTGCGCTGAATGCCGTGCAAAAGGGGAGACGCTTCCGGTGGAGGATGCTGTTCCCGGCGCCGAAAACCTCGAAAACGAGAAGGAAGCAGAGGCCTGA
- the cooS gene encoding anaerobic carbon-monoxide dehydrogenase catalytic subunit, producing the protein MEKEKKKDELVQLNIKETTMCDATAQMLRKAEKDGVETAFHRAATMKACPIGADSACCKHCSMGPCRLNAKDPYGKVGVCGATIDTIQARNFARMVASGAAAHTDHGMSMLDLFREVVNGHIKEYRIKDTIKLEEVCREIGIEVEGRTPEEMAMDLYHELERTYTQVEGEIPFAKRVPEKTLETWRKHGVVPRGAMREIMELMHRTHMGVDQHYENITKQCSRTALSDGWGGSMVATEISDILFGTPVPVRAEVNMGCLKEDEVNVIIHGHEPNLFESMLDSVNDPSLIQAAKDAGAKGINLVGMCCSGAEMLSRHGIPHAGNFMSTEAILITGAVDAMGVDVQCIKQGLAKVAECYGTNLFTTNPRCHIEGVEHIQFEEHAPRECTDAIVERAIVRFKNRKLPIEIPQIRNLGVHGFSHEYINYMLGGSFRSSYTPLNDNIINGRIRGVAGVVGCTNPRVKQDWVHVELVKELIKRDVLVVQTGCSQIALAKAGLYTPEAAHLAGAGLREVCETVGMPPVLGLGSCVDNSRILIACAEMVRVGGLGESIADLPVAGAAPEWMSEKAISIGHYFVASGVYTVFGVTFPIVEGTKFHKLLFEGLADMGFGTWGFTPDPYEMARMMVAHIDAKRKALGIDKSRERVLMDMASRRDLEAA; encoded by the coding sequence ATGGAAAAGGAAAAGAAGAAGGATGAACTCGTGCAGTTGAACATCAAAGAGACGACGATGTGTGATGCGACCGCGCAGATGCTCAGGAAGGCGGAAAAAGACGGCGTGGAGACGGCTTTCCACCGCGCGGCGACGATGAAGGCATGCCCGATCGGGGCGGATTCCGCCTGCTGCAAGCACTGCTCCATGGGGCCCTGCCGGCTCAACGCCAAGGATCCCTATGGCAAGGTCGGCGTATGCGGTGCGACGATCGACACGATCCAGGCCCGTAACTTCGCCCGCATGGTGGCGAGCGGCGCAGCGGCCCACACCGACCACGGAATGAGCATGCTGGACCTTTTTCGCGAGGTGGTGAACGGCCACATCAAAGAATACCGGATCAAGGACACCATCAAGCTCGAGGAGGTCTGCCGCGAGATCGGGATCGAGGTCGAGGGGCGCACGCCCGAGGAGATGGCCATGGACCTGTATCATGAACTCGAGCGCACCTATACCCAGGTGGAAGGCGAAATCCCGTTTGCGAAACGCGTCCCCGAGAAGACCCTGGAGACCTGGCGCAAGCACGGCGTGGTTCCGCGCGGTGCGATGCGCGAGATCATGGAGTTGATGCACCGGACCCACATGGGCGTGGATCAGCATTATGAAAACATCACCAAGCAGTGCAGCCGTACGGCCCTTTCGGATGGGTGGGGCGGGTCCATGGTGGCCACCGAGATCTCCGACATCCTGTTCGGAACGCCGGTCCCCGTCCGCGCCGAGGTCAACATGGGCTGCCTCAAAGAGGACGAGGTCAACGTCATTATCCATGGCCATGAGCCGAACCTGTTCGAGTCCATGCTGGATTCGGTCAACGATCCCTCTCTGATCCAGGCGGCCAAGGATGCCGGAGCCAAGGGGATCAACCTGGTCGGTATGTGCTGCTCCGGGGCCGAGATGCTCTCGCGGCACGGTATTCCGCATGCCGGCAACTTCATGTCGACGGAGGCGATCCTGATCACCGGGGCCGTCGATGCGATGGGCGTCGATGTCCAGTGCATCAAGCAGGGGTTGGCGAAGGTGGCGGAGTGCTATGGGACGAACTTGTTTACCACCAATCCGCGCTGCCACATCGAGGGGGTGGAGCACATTCAGTTCGAAGAGCATGCGCCGCGTGAGTGCACCGATGCCATCGTCGAACGCGCGATCGTGCGCTTCAAGAACCGCAAACTCCCGATCGAGATCCCGCAGATCCGGAACCTCGGGGTCCACGGGTTCTCGCACGAATACATCAACTATATGCTTGGCGGGAGCTTCCGGTCTTCCTACACCCCGCTGAACGACAACATCATCAACGGGCGGATCCGCGGTGTGGCCGGCGTCGTCGGCTGCACGAACCCGCGGGTCAAGCAGGACTGGGTCCACGTCGAACTCGTCAAGGAGTTGATCAAACGGGACGTTTTGGTGGTGCAGACGGGCTGTTCCCAGATCGCCCTCGCCAAAGCGGGTCTGTACACCCCCGAGGCGGCCCATCTGGCCGGTGCGGGTCTGCGCGAGGTCTGCGAGACCGTGGGGATGCCGCCGGTCCTCGGACTGGGGTCCTGTGTCGACAACAGCCGGATCCTGATTGCGTGCGCGGAAATGGTCCGGGTCGGCGGACTGGGGGAATCCATCGCCGATCTGCCGGTGGCCGGCGCCGCTCCCGAGTGGATGAGCGAAAAGGCCATCTCGATCGGGCACTACTTTGTGGCCTCCGGGGTCTACACGGTCTTCGGTGTGACCTTCCCGATCGTCGAAGGGACCAAGTTCCACAAGCTCCTCTTCGAGGGCCTGGCGGACATGGGCTTCGGGACATGGGGCTTCACACCGGATCCCTACGAGATGGCGCGCATGATGGTCGCTCACATCGATGCGAAGCGCAAGGCGCTTGGCATCGACAAATCGCGCGAGCGTGTGCTCATGGATATGGCTTCACGGCGTGATCTGGAAGCGGCGTAA
- a CDS encoding NRDE family protein, translated as MCLILFAWRVHPVYRLVLAANRDEYYERPTAPASFWEDEPDLLAGRDLRAGGTWFGVTRRGRIAGITNYRDPASHNEHAPSRGCLITDFLRKDAPVDAFLERLGARAPEYNGFNLVLGDLEKLYWYSNRGSDPVALGPGVYGVSNRLLDTPWRKVVLGKERLADAMARCRRQEDLIEGLLEILSDRQTARDEDLPETGVGREWERILSSIFIESPDYGTRSSMVLLVRADGEAHFAEKTYAPDQALNGHMVRHVFRMDRAAAAAEDGLHG; from the coding sequence ATGTGTCTGATCCTTTTCGCCTGGCGCGTGCATCCGGTCTATCGGCTGGTGCTCGCCGCCAACCGGGATGAATATTACGAACGGCCGACCGCCCCGGCCTCCTTCTGGGAGGATGAGCCGGACCTTCTGGCGGGGAGGGATCTGCGGGCCGGCGGGACGTGGTTCGGCGTCACGCGCCGGGGGCGGATCGCCGGGATCACCAATTACCGGGATCCGGCTTCCCACAACGAACATGCCCCGTCAAGAGGATGTCTCATCACGGACTTTCTGCGGAAGGACGCCCCCGTTGACGCTTTTCTCGAAAGACTTGGGGCCAGGGCTCCAGAATACAACGGGTTCAACCTGGTGCTGGGCGATTTGGAAAAGCTCTACTGGTATTCCAACCGGGGGAGCGACCCTGTGGCGCTCGGCCCGGGTGTCTACGGGGTCTCCAACCGGCTGCTGGATACCCCGTGGCGGAAGGTGGTGCTGGGCAAAGAACGCCTGGCGGATGCGATGGCACGCTGCCGGCGGCAGGAGGATCTGATCGAGGGGCTTCTCGAAATTTTGTCTGACCGGCAGACAGCCCGGGACGAGGACCTGCCGGAGACCGGGGTCGGCCGTGAGTGGGAGCGGATCCTTTCCTCTATTTTTATCGAGAGCCCGGATTACGGGACCCGTTCGTCCATGGTCCTGCTCGTGAGAGCCGACGGCGAGGCCCATTTTGCCGAGAAGACGTACGCTCCGGACCAGGCGTTGAACGGGCATATGGTCCGGCACGTATTCAGGATGGACCGGGCGGCCGCTGCGGCGGAGGACGGGCTCCATGGGTGA
- a CDS encoding rubredoxin-like domain-containing protein yields the protein MGDWKCKECGYTVKAETPPETCPMCKKKCEFVDVSCYIPDCGQTGSDPRLK from the coding sequence ATGGGCGATTGGAAATGCAAGGAATGCGGTTATACGGTGAAGGCGGAGACGCCGCCCGAGACGTGTCCTATGTGCAAGAAGAAGTGCGAGTTCGTGGACGTCTCCTGCTATATCCCTGACTGCGGGCAGACGGGCAGCGATCCCAGGTTGAAATAG
- a CDS encoding sigma-54 interaction domain-containing protein → MKDYPLEMLITHQKNLERILDNLAEGIIAHDTSRRILFFNRAAEEITGYKREQVVGRDCHEAFGRPFCGERCAFAEETPRDMQDVEYPLHITHLGGGQRQLEMRVTPMRDDRQRFVGVIAAFRDITDLVDLKLQLGEIESFAGIVGRDQKMIHVYRRIRDLAIVDYPVHISGETGTGKELVAVAIHNESRRGGGPFVPVNCAALPEGVLESELFGHVKGAFTGAVRSRKGRFELAAGGTLFLDEVADMPQSVQARLLRVLQEGRFERVGAEGSVAADVRIISATNQDLKAFVEARRFREDLYYRIYVVPIHLPPLRERRGDIPLLVRHFLEKAASDAGRQAVVSQEAMAAMMDYEWPGNVRELQSAIRFALVHATGRLIQTKDLPFELRHTGSQAGPKRRPKKLTGEGVRSALERSGGNKAKAARLLGVGRATLYRFLAENGGVS, encoded by the coding sequence ATGAAAGACTACCCCCTCGAAATGCTCATCACCCACCAGAAAAACCTGGAGCGCATCCTCGACAATCTTGCGGAGGGCATCATAGCGCACGACACCTCCAGGCGCATTCTTTTTTTCAACCGGGCGGCCGAGGAAATCACAGGATACAAGCGGGAGCAGGTGGTCGGCCGGGACTGCCACGAGGCATTCGGACGGCCCTTCTGCGGCGAGCGTTGCGCTTTTGCGGAGGAGACGCCCCGCGATATGCAAGACGTGGAATACCCGCTTCATATCACCCACCTGGGAGGCGGGCAGCGCCAGCTGGAGATGCGCGTGACGCCGATGCGGGATGACCGGCAGCGCTTCGTGGGGGTCATCGCCGCGTTCCGGGACATCACCGACCTCGTGGATTTGAAGCTGCAGCTGGGGGAGATCGAGAGCTTTGCCGGGATCGTCGGGCGGGATCAGAAGATGATTCATGTCTACCGCCGCATTCGAGATCTTGCGATTGTCGACTATCCCGTGCACATCAGCGGTGAAACAGGCACGGGAAAGGAGTTGGTGGCCGTGGCGATCCACAACGAAAGCCGCCGCGGAGGAGGGCCCTTCGTACCGGTGAACTGCGCGGCGCTGCCGGAGGGGGTCCTCGAGAGCGAACTCTTCGGACACGTCAAAGGGGCTTTTACCGGAGCGGTGCGGAGCAGAAAGGGCCGCTTCGAACTGGCAGCCGGCGGGACCCTGTTTCTCGATGAGGTGGCGGATATGCCGCAGAGCGTTCAGGCGAGGCTTTTGCGGGTTTTGCAGGAAGGCCGCTTCGAGCGCGTCGGCGCCGAGGGGTCCGTTGCAGCGGATGTCCGCATCATCAGCGCGACGAACCAGGACCTGAAAGCGTTTGTCGAGGCGCGGCGGTTCCGGGAAGACCTCTACTACAGGATTTACGTGGTTCCGATCCACCTCCCGCCGCTGCGCGAAAGGCGCGGAGACATCCCCCTGCTCGTGCGGCATTTTCTCGAAAAGGCCGCGTCGGACGCCGGCAGACAGGCCGTTGTCTCGCAAGAGGCCATGGCGGCCATGATGGATTACGAATGGCCCGGTAATGTGCGCGAGCTGCAGAGCGCCATTCGCTTCGCTCTGGTCCACGCCACCGGGCGTTTGATACAAACCAAGGACCTCCCTTTCGAACTGAGGCACACGGGCAGCCAGGCCGGGCCGAAGCGCCGGCCTAAAAAACTCACAGGCGAAGGGGTTCGTTCAGCTTTGGAGCGGAGCGGCGGCAACAAGGCCAAGGCGGCGCGTCTGCTTGGGGTGGGGCGTGCGACCTTGTACCGTTTTCTTGCGGAGAACGGTGGTGTCTCATGA